DNA sequence from the Penicillium psychrofluorescens genome assembly, chromosome: 3 genome:
GGGGTGCTAGATAGATAGCACGGTTGTGCCCGGGGAATTGCAGAGCTATATGGGCAGGTGTTGTCTGTTGGGGCTCTCTAAGGGGGGCAAGTTATAATCGCACGCAGATGGCATCGGGCAGACGGGGGAGGCCAAGACCAATGGAATCGCGGTGCAGTGCGGAATGGAGAGGCCAGGAGATCATAGCCTGACGGACGTTGGTGAAGTCCTCTGTCGGTTGAGCACTGTGTCCTTGTCGACTGCGAATGATGACCAGGCCCGGGGTGGTGGTATGAGTGGTTGCCACGAGAAGGCCGATTGGGATtcgagagagaaaaaaaaaagggggaatTGTTGTGCCTGGTTTCCAGAGTCGTGTGTTTCTGTACGAAAAACCGAAAGTTGCGCAGTTGGAATCCCCCGCGGGCAAGAAAATGAATCAGTCGGTCTTCCAGTGGCCTGCCAGGCCATTGTCGAGATCATTGTGCTCCCCGAGCCACAGCTCAACTGCATAAAGAGCCATCGTGCATGGCAGGTTGACCCAGCGCCACAGATtccccccaccaccgccttgACTGCTCCACCATTCACCGCTGCCGCCCATGGCCTgcgaagccgaagagaaaTGTTGCATTAAGAGGCTGGTGTACAcggcgatgaggatggtcGGTGAGAAATAGCTCAGGAAGCCTAGCATTTGACCAGCcgcatcgtcatcgtcaaTCGAGGCCTCCTGAGACAGAGCGCGGGCGCCAGATTCCCGGACCGCAGGGATGATGCGTGTTGATGCGTACAATACAAAAAGCCGGTACGCGAGCGAGATCAAAACGGATGGGGTCACGGCGCTGAAGACGGCTGTGATCACGTTGGCCGCCGCGTGGATGATCGATGGCAGCAGTGACAGCGCATGCATGAGCGTGGTATACGACGCCATGAAAATGGGCGGAAGCGGGGGAAAGTCTCCAGCCTGTGACGGCGACGGGATTTGCTCCATCGGATGGGATGGTTGGTAGTCCGTGAAGATCTGGTAGATGCAGAGCACGATGTAGGCGAAGAGCAGAGAGCTTTCTACCGGGTTTCCGCGCCCACTGCCTATCCCCCAGGCGCACAGGATGACGGCGCATGTGATTGAAACTCCGATCAAGGCGGCATCGACGTTAGAGATTTCGGGGAATTGCAAAACACGCCAGAGGAAGTAGACAGAGCTGGAAATGATCGTTGCAGAGAGAACTAGTAGACCGATCTGTGAATGGTCAGCTTGTGCGGCGTCTGAAGGGTGATGgggggaaaacataccatCCAGCTGTCGCTCCGTCCGCCTCGATTCACGAGCCACCGGGTAATCTGGCCGGCAGCCTGGATGACCAGTAGACTGCAGAATCCTTCCGCCAACTGGAAGACGGGTGTCGACCAGCGTAGAAGTCTGTCCCAGTTACCCAGCGTCACGGTCTCGACCAAGCCATCGCGCCCAAAGAGCCATCCCTGCAGGGAAGAAAACTGGGCGCGGTTCCCCCTAAACGTGCGCTCTACCCAACCACCCGAGCTGTCCCCATCGGCTGAAAAGCGATTCAGTGACCAAATCAGAAGAATCGGGACGAGGATCCATTGCGTTGAGCGGATGACGACGATCACAGAGGAGCGGAACACCGAGCGCTCGGGGGTGGTGAGCTTCAGcagggagaagatgaagtGGAAGATAGCCagggagagcgagaaggcCAGGCCACATGTCTTTCCGCCCACATCGAAGGCCAGTgggatggatgagatggtgacggcgaggaagaaggccgacGAGCAGACTCGCAAGAGCCACATCGGACCGGGTCGCGCTGGGGAGACGCGACGGAAAGGCGGAAAGGGCGCCacgcaagaaggagagaagacGACGCGATCGGACGGTctgttggtggtgggattcTTCcggggagagagaagatgatgataaaaaAGAAGCAGTaaagaagacgagaagagGGGGGGGCACACGACggtatttttctttttctccaatCGAGCTTATCTCTTCACGTGGGTAGGTTGATGCTCATTGGTGAGTGTCGTGGGTTTCCCCTggatgaaaaagaaaaagcagtGGTGTAGGTATGGAAATTTCAGGACCCTCTAGTGAGTGGCATTCCGAGAGACAGACTGGCGGTCAGCTCAGTTAAGGCACTTGCTCACTCAGATGGACCACGGCCCACTTTGGCGATGCTTAGGATGGGAGCTCTGCGGATCACGTGTCGCATTCCAGCCCTGCCCTAAGTTGCAACCCGTTTCATccatccagccccagccCGAATCCGAATCCGCGAAAGCAACAGCTGCAC
Encoded proteins:
- a CDS encoding uncharacterized protein (ID:PFLUO_004249-T1.cds;~source:funannotate) → MWLLRVCSSAFFLAVTISSIPLAFDVGGKTCGLAFSLSLAIFHFIFSLLKLTTPERSVFRSSVIVVIRSTQWILVPILLIWSLNRFSADGDSSGGWVERTFRGNRAQFSSLQGWLFGRDGLVETVTLGNWDRLLRWSTPVFQLAEGFCSLLVIQAAGQITRWLVNRGGRSDSWMIGLLVLSATIISSSVYFLWRVLQFPEISNVDAALIGVSITCAVILCAWGIGSGRGNPVESSLLFAYIVLCIYQIFTDYQPSHPMEQIPSPSQAGDFPPLPPIFMASYTTLMHALSLLPSIIHAAANVITAVFSAVTPSVLISLAYRLFVLYASTRIIPAVRESGARALSQEASIDDDDAAGQMLGFLSYFSPTILIAVYTSLLMQHFSSASQAMGGSGEWWSSQGGGGGNLWRWVNLPCTMALYAVELWLGEHNDLDNGLAGHWKTD